The DNA region GTGAACTCCCGAAACACCGCTGACCGGGCGGAAGGGAACAAGACCACCCCCGAGATCAACATGAAAGAGATCCCCCCCAACAGCAAGAGGAGCCTGGCCCTGATCCTCCCCCTGCCCATAAAGAGGACAGACAGGACCACCATCCCACAGCCGAAAAGGGCCCCCAGCATGGCGGCGCTGCTGCGGGATAACACCGCACAGAGGCCGCAAACCACAACCAGGACCAGGTCAAGGGCCCCGTCCATCATGTTCCGGGCCATGACAGCCTCAGCAAGGAACATGGGCATCAACATCTGTCCCAAAGTCCCGTAGTAGACCATACCCTTGTAATCAAAAAGGCCAATCCACGGCCCAACCCCAGCAACGTAAGCCACCGCACCAACAGAAACTATAAGCAGGGCCAAAAGGCAAGCGAAGCGAAAGCGGCGCAAGGCCCCCACACCTGGCCTCGACATGTAAACCAAGCCCATGAAAGCCCCCAACACCGCCTCCAGGATCAGGCTGTACCCCTTCACCGCCTCATCAAACCCGATGAAGTTGGCCATCTCCGACAGGACCCCCATCACCAAAAGGCCCCGCACAGACCACCCCACGTACCTGGGGATCCCGCTACCGATACCCCTCCATAGGCGCCCCTTGATCATGAAGGCCAGGGCGATGAGGAAAAAAAGGTACCTGGCCACCGGCCCGAGAGGGGTTGCCACAAAGGCTGACAGGAAAGACAACTGAAACCCCTTAATGCACCTATCCGACTCAGACGAGCCCATCAAACACCCCACCGGAAGACAAGCTTTCCCGCCAGCCACTCCGCCGACCTCCTCGCCTCGTTAAAACCCCATACGCGGCCAGGATCCTCGGGTATCACCGGACGACCCTGACCGTCAACCATGGGCATCTCCCGCTTCCACAACCCCCACTCCTCGATACGCCCCTCCCGCCTCAGGGCGGAGAAGAGCTCGTCGAACCGGCTGGAGCCGAAGACCGCCCCACCGGGGGCCAGCCCCGCCGCGGCGGCCCGGCGGCTCAGCCTGGAGAGACCCTGCCTCAGCCCCCCGGGACGCTCCACCCGCATGAGCACCACCCGGTGCCCCGCGGTGGCCGCCTCGGACACCATGGACACCGAGTCCTCGGTGCAGAAGATCCGGGTGCACAGCCCCAGCATCCCCGGCACCGGGTTGCCGGAACACCGCCCGGCGGGAAGGTACATCCTCACCGCCCCGCTACCCTTGAGGAGCCGCCCCAGCTCCTCCTCAGCCTCCCGGGAGGTCCGCCGGGAGGTGGTGACGTAAAGGTCCGCCCCGAAGGCCTCCGCCCGACGGAGCAGAACCCCCACCTCCCGCCTTATCCACCGGGGGGTAACCCGGTAGTTCCGGTCGTCACCACCCACCAGCAGCCCCCAGCGCCTCACCGACCGGGGGGGGAACAGGTCCCCAAGGGCCCTGCCCTCCGCCTCCAACGCCCCGGGGTCCACCGAGTTGGGTGCCCCGAGGGTGGGGAACACGTTGCTCCGCCGGGGGGGATGATCGTGCTCGGGCACTATGGCGTAGTCGAAGGGGTCCAACCCGAGCAACGACGGGGTCATGACGGTCACGCTCACCGCCCCCAGAAGGACCCCCAGAGCCAGATTGTAAGGGGCACAGCGGCTCCCGGCGGACAGGACCACCACCCGGCCACCCAGGACCGGGTTGCCGCCGAAGGCCCGGTAAAGCTCCCCGCCGAAGGCCCCCAGCCACTCCCGGGACCTGCGGCGACCACCGGACCGAAGGAACAGGGAGGAGAGCCGGGCCCTGGCGAGAGACACCCCCCCAAGACGCGGCACCTCCCGCTCCTCCACCCTCAAGGATATGTCCCTATCCGCCAGGGCCCGGCCCAACCACAGGGCGATCCCCCGGCTCTGGTTGACGTGACCCGCCACCCCGTCGCTCAGGATGAGGAGCCTGGCAGTGAGCCCCATGGTACCTCCGGTCCGTCCTGGAACCTAAAGGGCCTTGGCCCCCGCCCGGATGGCGCCGATCAGGGCCTCCACCCGGGCGTCGTCCATCACTATGTCCAGCCCAAAGACCGCGGCACGCTCCAGGATCGAGTGAGTAACCGGCCACTCCACCGGCCGGTAGGAGGGCACGTGGTCCGCATGATGACAGTCGTAGGGACACCGGACCCGGGAGTAGACCTTGCCGTCCCTCAGGGTGTCCCAGTGACGGGCGTAGTGCCATGTGTTGTCG from Thermanaerovibrio acidaminovorans DSM 6589 includes:
- a CDS encoding mitochondrial fission ELM1 family protein — translated: MGLTARLLILSDGVAGHVNQSRGIALWLGRALADRDISLRVEEREVPRLGGVSLARARLSSLFLRSGGRRRSREWLGAFGGELYRAFGGNPVLGGRVVVLSAGSRCAPYNLALGVLLGAVSVTVMTPSLLGLDPFDYAIVPEHDHPPRRSNVFPTLGAPNSVDPGALEAEGRALGDLFPPRSVRRWGLLVGGDDRNYRVTPRWIRREVGVLLRRAEAFGADLYVTTSRRTSREAEEELGRLLKGSGAVRMYLPAGRCSGNPVPGMLGLCTRIFCTEDSVSMVSEAATAGHRVVLMRVERPGGLRQGLSRLSRRAAAAGLAPGGAVFGSSRFDELFSALRREGRIEEWGLWKREMPMVDGQGRPVIPEDPGRVWGFNEARRSAEWLAGKLVFRWGV
- a CDS encoding O-antigen ligase family protein, with amino-acid sequence MATPLGPVARYLFFLIALAFMIKGRLWRGIGSGIPRYVGWSVRGLLVMGVLSEMANFIGFDEAVKGYSLILEAVLGAFMGLVYMSRPGVGALRRFRFACLLALLIVSVGAVAYVAGVGPWIGLFDYKGMVYYGTLGQMLMPMFLAEAVMARNMMDGALDLVLVVVCGLCAVLSRSSAAMLGALFGCGMVVLSVLFMGRGRIRARLLLLLGGISFMLISGVVLFPSARSAVFREFTQLSALKRWDMKAFTTHRSTIWAISWDLLKQRPLWGWGLGRFDRVYVMCRDVESLGAWRSANPTGGPSHAHSDPLDLAVSVGFSGFLFYGGIVLGILRMCFGAVRRYGLRHPLALGVLGAMGGLVLSGWASGLIVSGRSTSGMFAWALAGIAAGLHCRVGRRALG